A single window of Zea mays cultivar B73 chromosome 10, Zm-B73-REFERENCE-NAM-5.0, whole genome shotgun sequence DNA harbors:
- the LOC103642837 gene encoding pre-mRNA-splicing factor 18, giving the protein MDLLKRELEKKRKAATADFGGKSFVWRSELEKKQLQKRLDEHRQLLAKAGTSAPSANSAAAATGSEERRIDELDLPRHEVVRRLRVLREPVTLFGENDDARLARFKLVLKSGVIDDIDMTEGQTNDFLRDMIEMRKRQKAGRDTYAKGKSKRVDGGDGGAAGGSADDGDAKGSGDDADADKDSKRMRTKFEELCNEDKILVFFKKLLNEWNQELDEMTELEKRTAKGKSIVATFKQCARYLSPLFEFCRKKVLPDDIRRALLVIVECCMKRDYLAAMDQYIKLAIGNAPWPIGVTMVGIHERSAREKIYTNSVAHIMNDETTRKYLQSIKRLMTLSQRRYPALPSKSVEFNSLANGSDLQALLSEENGSAKASEEGIRLIPAYAFAD; this is encoded by the exons ATGGATCTGCTGAAGCGGGAACTGGAGAAGAAGCGGAAGGCGGCGACGGCCGACTTCGGGGGCAAGAGCTTCGTGTGGCGGTCGGAGCTGGAGAAGAAGCAGCTCCAGAAGCGGCTCGACGAGCACCGCCAGCTCCTCGCCAAGGCCGGCACGTCGGCGCCCTCCGCGAATTCCGCCGCAGCTGCTACCGGTTCCGAGGAGCGTCGCATCGACGAGCTCGACCTCCCACGGCACGAGGTGGTGCGGCGCCTCCGCGTGCTGCGCGAGCCCGTCACGCTGTTCGGGGAGAACGACGACGCCCGCCTCGCGCGCTTCAAGCTCGTGCTCAAGTCCGGCGTCATCGACGACATCGACATGACCGAGGGACAGACCAACGACTTCCTCCGCGACATGATCGAGATGCGCAAGCGGCAGAAGGCCGGGAGGGACACCTACGCCAAGGGCAAGAGCAAGCGTGTTGATGGTGGCGACGGGGGTGCTGCCGGAGGCAGTGCAGATGATGGGGATGCCAAGGGGAGCGGCGATGATGCTGACGCAGACAAGGACTCCAAGAGGATGAGGACCAAGTTTGAGGAGCTTTGCAATGAAGACAAGATCTTGGTGTTCTTTAAGAAGCTGCTTAATGAGTGGAACCAGGAGTTGGATGAGATGACTGAGCTAGAGAAGCGGACAGCGAAAGGGAAGTCCATTGTTGCAACATTCAAGCAGTGTGCACGGTATCTCAGCCCGCTGTTTGAGTTCTGCAGAAAGAAG GTTCTTCCTGATGACATCCGTCGAGCATTGCTTGTTATTGTGGAGTGTTGCATGAAGCGAGATTATCTAGCGGCAATGGACCAATACATCAAGCTGGCAATCGGGAATGCACCATGGCCCATTGGAGTGACTATGGTTGGCATCCACGAGCGTTCTGCCCGAGAGAAGATCTACACAAACAGCGTTGCCCACATCATGAATGACGAGACCACTCGCAAGTACCTTCAGTCAATCAAGAGGCTGATGACGCTTTCCCAGCGGCGTTACCCTGCACTGCCCTCAAAATCAGTGGAGTTCAACAGCCTGGCAAATGGGAGTGACCTGCAGGCGCTTCTATCGGAAGAGAATGGTTCGGCTAAAGCTTCCGAGGAAGGGATCCGGTTGATCCCAGCATATGCCTTCGCAGACTAG